TCACGACGCCGCCAGCCCGCTCGACGAGCGCGCAAGCCGCCGCCGCGGTACCGCCGGTGGCCAGCACGTCGTCCACCACCACAACCTGCTGACCAGGCACGATGGCGTCCGCGGGCAGTTCCAGGGTGGCCGTCCCGTACTCCAGGTCGTACGACAGCCGGTGAGCCACCGCCGGCAGCTTCCCGGGCTTGCGCAAAGGCACGACCCCATAGCGCCAGCCGTAACCCAGAGCCGCGCCGAGCAGGAAACCGCGCGACTCGATCGCCGCCACCACCTGCGTGTCCGGGTGGATCTTGTCCTGGAGTGCGTCGACCACGGACCTCAGGGCATCGGGATTGGCCAGGACGGGCGTGAGGTCCCGGAAGACCACCCCCGGTTGGGGGAAGTCCGGGACCTCACGCAGCAGCCCTAGGGCTTTGTCCAGCTTCAACGGTGCTTCTTACCCGTCGGACGACGGCGGGCGTCAGTGGCCTTGCCGGTTCGGGACGGGACACCGGCTGCCGCGGCCAGGGCCTTCTCGTGCCGCAGTTCCGCCTTGAGCGACTCGTCGTCGGTGGACTCCACGACATCGCCACCGGTGACGACCTCGCCCGACGCCTTGCGGGCCAGGTTGTCGCGGCGTTGCTGCACTCGGGCCGCCTGCGCCTTGTACTTCGGGTCGCGCATCTTCAGCTCCACCGCGACCGGGGTCGCGATGAAGATGGACGAGATGGCGCCGATGGCCATACCGGTCAGCTGCACCAGCGCCAGGTCCTTCAGCGTGCCGACGCCGAGCAGGCCCACGCCGATCGCGAGCAGGCCCAGGACGGGCAGCAGCGCGATGAGCGAGGTGTTGATGGACCGCATCAGGGTCTGGTTGACCGCCAGGTTGGCCGCCTCGCCGTAGGTCCGGCGGGTCAACCCCAGCAGACCCCGGGTGTTCTCCTTGACCTTGTCGAACACGACGACCGTGTCGTACAGGGAGAAGCCCAGGATGGTGAGCAGACCGATCACCGTCGCCGGCGAGACCTCGAAGCCGACCAGCGAGTACACGCCGGCGGTGATGATCACGTCGTGCAGCACCGCGACGAGCGCGGCCACGGCCATCTGCCACTCGAAGTACAGCGCCAGGAAGATCGCCACGGCCAGGAAGAACACGCCGAGCGCGATCAGGGCCTTGGTGGTGATCTCGCCGCCCCACGACGCCGACACGGCGCTGTCGCTGATCGCGCTCACGCCGCCGTTGGGCTTCAGGTCGGCGTCCAGGCCTTCCTTCAGCTTGGCGACCTGGGGCGCGTCGAGCGTCTCGGACCGGAACTGGATGGTCGTCGCCGCGCCGGTGCCCACGGTCTGCACCGCGGTCGGCTCCTTGCCGATGGCCTTGGTGAACGACTCCTTGGCGGCTTCGACGCTGATCGTGCCGGACGCGCTCTGCGCGGGCAGCTGGATCCGCGTGCCGCCGGTGAAGTCGATGCCGAGGTTGAACTGGCGGAAGACGATCGACGCCAGGCACACCAGCAGGATCGCGCCGAACAGCACGTACCAGCGCTTGCGCTTGCCGACGATGTCGAACGCGCCGTTGCCGACGTACAACCGCTGGAACACGTTGCCCTTGGACTGCGCCATCGGACTCAGACCTCCTTCGCGGCGGTCTTGCCCGCCGACACGGCGGCCCGCTCGCCGGCGCCCACCTGGGCGGCGCCACCGAGACCGGACAGCTTCGGGCTGGACAGGGACTTCGACTTGGAGACCATCGCGACCAGCGGGTGCGTGACCAGGAAGACCACGACCAGGTCCAGGACGGTCGACATGCCGAGGGTGAACGCGAAGCCCTTCACCTGGCCCACCGCGATCACGTACAGGATGGCCGAGGCGAGGAAGCTGACCGCGTCCGCCGACAGGATCGTACGACGCGAGCGGACCCACGCGCGCGGCACGGCCGAGCGGAACGTCCGGCCTTCACGCACTTCGTCCTTCAAGCGTTCGAAGAACACCACGAACGAGTCCGCGGTGATACCGATCGCCACGATGAAACCGGCGATGCCCGCCAGGTCCAGGGTGAACCCGATCCAGCGGCCCAGCAGCACCAGCACCGCGTAGACCACGGCACCGGACAGCGCCAGCGACAGGATCGTCAGCACACCGAGCAGGCGGTAGTAGAACAGGCAGTACACGAACACCAGCGCCAGGCCGATGCCGCCCGCGATCAGGCCGGCCTTGAGCGAGGCCAGGCCCAGCGTCGCGGACACCGTCTCGGCCTCGGAGGCCTCGAAGGACAGCGGCAGCGAGCCGTACTTCAGGACGTTGGCCAGGCCTTCGGCGTCCTTCTGGGTGAACTTGCCGGAGATCTGGGTGTTGCCGCCCAGGATGGGCTCGTTGATGTTCGGCGCGGACACGACCTGGCTGTCCAGCACCACCGCGACCTGCTGGGACACGTTCGCCGAGGTGAACTTGCCCCACTTCTGGCCGCCCTCGCTCTTGAACGTCAGGTCGACGACGAAGCCCGCGCCCTGCGGGTCGGTGCCGGAGATGGCGTTGGAGATGTCCTCACCGGTCAGCCGCGAGTACAGGCTGTAGTCGTCGTCCTTGACCTGGGCGTCCTTGGCCGGGAAGACCGGCGCGAGCACGTACTTGAACTCGTTCTTCTGGTCGCAGGTCAGCAGCGGCAGCGCCGGGTCGTCGTTGCCCAGCAGCGGGTCCTTCTTCGGGCAGGTGAAGGCGGCCAGCGCCTGGGACACCGTCTGCGCGTCCAGCGTGGTCAGCGCCGGGTCCTGGCGGCAGGTCCGGGACTCCTTGATGGCGTCCTCGACCTTCTGGGAGTACTCGCCGTTGAACACCTTGCGGCAGTCCACCTGCGGCTCGGCCGGCGTCGACGGGGTGGTCGTCGCGGGCGGCGTGGCGGTGTCGGTCGGCTGCTGCTCCAGCGCCGGGGCCGGGCGGCCCTGGGCGGTGGTGGTCGGCGCGGCGGACGCGGTCTCCGAGCCCGACGGCGGGGCCGTGGTGGTCGGCGCGGCCGAACCCGACGTGCTCGGGGCGGTCGTGGTCGGCGCGGGCTCGGGCGCGTTGGGCTGCGGCGAGCCGACGACCTTGCGGAAGTTCAGCTTCGCGGTCTGGCCCAGGCGCTTGGCGTTCTCGCTGTCCGTGCCGGGGACCGTGATCACCAGGTTGGTGCCGTCGCGGACGACCTCCGCGCCGGAGACACCGAGCCCGTTCACCCGGGTCTCGATCAACTCCCTGGCCTGGTTGAGGGCCTGGTCGGTCGGCGTTTGGCCGTCTGGGGCGCGCGCGGTCAGCGTGACCCGCGTGCCGCCCTGGAGATCGATGCCGAGCTTGGGTGTCGCCTTGCCGCCCCCGGTGAAGAACACCAAGGAGTACAGCGCGACCACGATGAGGACAAACGCGCCCAGGTACTTCGCGGGGCGGATTTGCCCGGCCGGGGGTGCCACGGTCCGTCCGTCTCCTGCAACTGTCGTTGAGATGTCGACGCCGCCGCGACCGTGGGACACGGACCAGGGCAGCGCTTGTCCACCCGGCACTGCCCTGCCGGGTGATTGCGCAGCGTACCCCGCACCGTGTGAGTTGTCTGTCACCGGTTGGCGAACCGGTTCGGCCACCGCCGACCGGCTTTTCGACCGGCCATAATGCGTTGACTGGACCAATCACATCGGCCGTACGGCGTTCACACTTGACCCCGATTACCGGAGTCGTCCCAACAGGTGCGCGGCGGCGAAAGGATTGTGCCGCGCGTGCGACACAACCCCGATCGCCGTGCGCCTTACTTCTTGGTGTCCTGCTGTGCCGGCTCGGCGTCCGCGGCGGGCGCGTCCTCGACCACGTCGTCCACGACGGCGTCGGTCTCCTCCACGTCGGTGGCGACGACCTTCTCGCGGATCGCGGGACGCAGCCACGTGGTGACCACGCCGGGCGCGATCTCCAGGTCGATCGTCTCGTCGTCGCTCGCGTCGGCGACCGTGGCGTACAGACCCGAGGTCGTCATGACCCGGTCGCCGGGCTCGAGGGACTTGAGGAGCGCCTGCTGCTCGGCCGCGGCCCGCTTCTGCTTGCGCGCGCTGAGGAACAGCGGCACGGCCAGCAGCACGAGCAGCAGCGGGAACATCAAGGAAGACAGGTTGCCCATCATTCTCCGTTCAACCGGGCGCGGCGGGACTGGTCTGCCCGGAACGTCCGGATTTCCTGGGGTGCCGTCGCCGATTGTGCCAGGTGAGCGAACCCCGTCAGTCCCCGGCGTCGTCGAACAGGCTCCGGGTGCCCTCGCCGGGGGCCTTCGCGGGCGGCTGGAGGCCCAGGTGCAGCCAGGCGGCGGCGGTCGCGACCCGGCCGCGCGGCGTGCGGGCCAGCATGCCCGCGCGCACCAGGTAGGGCTCGCACACCTCCTCGACCGTCGTGGGCTCCTCCCCCACGGCGACGGCCAGCGTGGACACGCCCACCGGCCCGCCGCCGAAGCTGCGCACCAGCGCGCCCAGCACGGCCCGGTCCAGCCGGTCCAGGCCCAGTTCGTCCACGTCGTAGACGGCCAGGGCGTCCCGGGCGACCTCGCGGGTGACCGCGCCGTCCGCGCGCACCTCGGCGAAGTCCCGGACCCGGCGCAGCAGCCGGTTGGCGATGCGGGGTGTGCCGCGGGAGCGGCCCGCGATCTCCCGGCCGCCGTCCTCGCGCAGGTCCACGCCGAGGATCTTGGCCGACCGGCGGATGATCAGCTCCAGCTCGTCGGGGCTGTAGAACTCCATGTGCCCGGTGAAGCCGAACCGGTCGCGCAGCGGGCCGGTCAGCGCGCCGGACCGGGTGGTGGCCCCGACCAGCGTGAACGGGGCGATGTCGAGCGGGATGCTGGTCGCGCCCGGCCCCTTGCCGACGACCACGTCCACGCGGAAGTCCTCCATCGCCAGGTACAGCATCTCCTCGGCGGGGCGGGC
This DNA window, taken from Saccharothrix variisporea, encodes the following:
- the yajC gene encoding preprotein translocase subunit YajC: MGNLSSLMFPLLLVLLAVPLFLSARKQKRAAAEQQALLKSLEPGDRVMTTSGLYATVADASDDETIDLEIAPGVVTTWLRPAIREKVVATDVEETDAVVDDVVEDAPAADAEPAQQDTKK
- the ruvB gene encoding Holliday junction branch migration DNA helicase RuvB produces the protein MTSFEGDDDMLDPLPDPAERDVESTLRPKDLHEFVGQPKVREQLELVLRGAMRRGAPPDHVLLSGPPGLGKTSLAMIIAAELGASLRITSGPALERAGDLAAMLSNLVEGDVLFIDEIHRMARPAEEMLYLAMEDFRVDVVVGKGPGATSIPLDIAPFTLVGATTRSGALTGPLRDRFGFTGHMEFYSPDELELIIRRSAKILGVDLREDGGREIAGRSRGTPRIANRLLRRVRDFAEVRADGAVTREVARDALAVYDVDELGLDRLDRAVLGALVRSFGGGPVGVSTLAVAVGEEPTTVEEVCEPYLVRAGMLARTPRGRVATAAAWLHLGLQPPAKAPGEGTRSLFDDAGD
- the secD gene encoding protein translocase subunit SecD, whose protein sequence is MAPPAGQIRPAKYLGAFVLIVVALYSLVFFTGGGKATPKLGIDLQGGTRVTLTARAPDGQTPTDQALNQARELIETRVNGLGVSGAEVVRDGTNLVITVPGTDSENAKRLGQTAKLNFRKVVGSPQPNAPEPAPTTTAPSTSGSAAPTTTAPPSGSETASAAPTTTAQGRPAPALEQQPTDTATPPATTTPSTPAEPQVDCRKVFNGEYSQKVEDAIKESRTCRQDPALTTLDAQTVSQALAAFTCPKKDPLLGNDDPALPLLTCDQKNEFKYVLAPVFPAKDAQVKDDDYSLYSRLTGEDISNAISGTDPQGAGFVVDLTFKSEGGQKWGKFTSANVSQQVAVVLDSQVVSAPNINEPILGGNTQISGKFTQKDAEGLANVLKYGSLPLSFEASEAETVSATLGLASLKAGLIAGGIGLALVFVYCLFYYRLLGVLTILSLALSGAVVYAVLVLLGRWIGFTLDLAGIAGFIVAIGITADSFVVFFERLKDEVREGRTFRSAVPRAWVRSRRTILSADAVSFLASAILYVIAVGQVKGFAFTLGMSTVLDLVVVFLVTHPLVAMVSKSKSLSSPKLSGLGGAAQVGAGERAAVSAGKTAAKEV
- the secF gene encoding protein translocase subunit SecF; its protein translation is MAQSKGNVFQRLYVGNGAFDIVGKRKRWYVLFGAILLVCLASIVFRQFNLGIDFTGGTRIQLPAQSASGTISVEAAKESFTKAIGKEPTAVQTVGTGAATTIQFRSETLDAPQVAKLKEGLDADLKPNGGVSAISDSAVSASWGGEITTKALIALGVFFLAVAIFLALYFEWQMAVAALVAVLHDVIITAGVYSLVGFEVSPATVIGLLTILGFSLYDTVVVFDKVKENTRGLLGLTRRTYGEAANLAVNQTLMRSINTSLIALLPVLGLLAIGVGLLGVGTLKDLALVQLTGMAIGAISSIFIATPVAVELKMRDPKYKAQAARVQQRRDNLARKASGEVVTGGDVVESTDDESLKAELRHEKALAAAAGVPSRTGKATDARRRPTGKKHR
- a CDS encoding adenine phosphoribosyltransferase encodes the protein MKLDKALGLLREVPDFPQPGVVFRDLTPVLANPDALRSVVDALQDKIHPDTQVVAAIESRGFLLGAALGYGWRYGVVPLRKPGKLPAVAHRLSYDLEYGTATLELPADAIVPGQQVVVVDDVLATGGTAAAACALVERAGGVVTGVSVVLEIPGLGGRERLAGRSVNALLAV